The window CGCAGGTCTCGGCGTAGGCGCGGTCGGGCGGCAGCTCGAACGGGTCGCCGTAGGACTCGTCGCGGTGCCGCGACCCGTGGCCACCGGTGATGTACATCTTGGTGCGGAAAGCGCTGTGCCACAGCTGTTCCACGGCACTCAGCAGGGTCTGGTCACCGTTCTCCAGATACACGTCGGTGACCCCGGCCGCCAGGTACAGGTGCCGCACCGAGTGCCCGATCGCCTCGGTGGTCTCGCGCACCGGCAGGTGGTCCTGGTAGTAGACGGGCCCGAAGTGACCCGGCCCCAGGGCCCCGTGCCCGCGCCCGTCCACGTGCCGGCGGGCCGTGCTCAGGTAGTCCTCCTGTCCGGTCTCGCGGTACAGCTCGACCAGGGCCGTCTCCACCTCCGGGTGCCCGTCGAGGATCGGGTTGCCCTGCCCGTCGTCCAGTTTCACCACGAGATCGGCCACCCGCCGGGCGATCCGCAGGAACCGCTCGTCGCGGGCCCCCCGGTGCAGGGCCACCGCCGCCTGGATCAGGTGCCCCGCGGAGTACAGCTCGTGCGTGCGCTCGGGCTGGGCGAACCGCTCCTCGCCGTCCACGCCCTGCACGAAGGTGTTCAGGTATCCGTCATCGGCCTGCACCGCCTCCAGCAGGGCGGCGAACTCGTCCAGCCGGCCGTTCCAGCGGTCGGTGCCGGTGCGGCCGATCTCCCAGCCGATCGCCTCCAGCGTCTTGTACAGGTCACTGTCGGCGAACCACATGCCGGCGAACGCCCCGGCCGGCGGGCCGTCGCCGGCCTCGGCCAGGCGCCGGAAATTCCGCACCACCCCACTGGTCTCGAGGTGGTCGAGGCAGTGCTGGAGGGTGGCCGCGCCGTTGCGCTCCTGCCAGGCCCCCAGCACCGAGGCCCGGTCCGGCACCGCCGCACGCAGGGGCAGCGGGGTGAACGCCGCGGACCGCCGGGGCACGGCGGGCCCCCGGCTGACGAATTCGGTCTCAAGGGTCACGTGGTCGCCCTCCGACAGCACCAGGAAAATAAGGAAACCGTTTGTTTCACCGTCAACGTAGGTCGACCCCGACAACCGGTCAACCCCCGAACTGTGAACGGTCGCAGCATCATCCAGAGCGCTCGCTTGCCGGGCAATCCTTTTCCTGTTTAGCTGAGCGTTCGGCCGAACACCACCGTGCCGACAGCACAGCGAGCGCAGCGAGGGGCGAACGCCGATGAGCAACCAGAAACCCGCCGGCATCGCCGACGTCGCCGCCCGGGCCGGGGTGTCGGTGGGCACCGCGTCCAAAGCCCTGAACGGGCGCGGCAATCTGCGGGAGGAGACCCGGGCCCGGGTGCGCGCCGCCGCCCAGGAACTGGAGTTCGCCCCCAGCACCGTCGCCCGCAGCCTGCTCACCGGCCGCACCTTCACGGTCGGTGTGATCACCACCGACAGCTACGGCCGCTTCAGCATCCCGATCATGCGCGGCACCGAGGACGCCCTCGGCCAGGGCGAGATGCTGGCCTTCCTGTGCGACAGCCGCGACGACCCGATCCGCGAGCAGCACCACCTCAAACGCCTGCTGGAGCGCCGGGTCGACGGCATCATCGTGGCCGGGCGCCGCACCGACGCCCGGCAGCCGATCGGCACCGGCCTGCCGGTGCCGGTGGTCTACGCGCTCGCCCCCAGCGCCGACCCGGCCGACATCAGCGTCACCAGCGACGAGCACGGCGCCGCCCGGCTGGCCGTCGACCACCTGGTGCGCACCGGCCGCCGCCGCATCGCCCACATCACCGGCCCGCACTCACACGCCTCGGCCCGCGAGCGCGCCGCCGGCACTCTCGAGGCGCTGCGCGGGCACGGGCTGGAACTGGCCGGTGAGCCCTGGTTCGGCAGCTGGTCGGAGGCCTGGGGGCGGTTCGCGGTGGCCCAGCTGCTGCGCGGCCGGCCCGACGCCGGCAGCGGCACCGCCGGCCTGCCGTTCGACGGGGTGTTCTGCGGCGCCGACGTGATCGCCCGCGGGGCCACCGACGCGCTGCGCGAGGCCGGGGTGTCG is drawn from Kineosporia corallincola and contains these coding sequences:
- a CDS encoding LacI family DNA-binding transcriptional regulator, whose amino-acid sequence is MSNQKPAGIADVAARAGVSVGTASKALNGRGNLREETRARVRAAAQELEFAPSTVARSLLTGRTFTVGVITTDSYGRFSIPIMRGTEDALGQGEMLAFLCDSRDDPIREQHHLKRLLERRVDGIIVAGRRTDARQPIGTGLPVPVVYALAPSADPADISVTSDEHGAARLAVDHLVRTGRRRIAHITGPHSHASARERAAGTLEALRGHGLELAGEPWFGSWSEAWGRFAVAQLLRGRPDAGSGTAGLPFDGVFCGADVIARGATDALREAGVSLPMQAGVVGVDNWGVVAEAARPPLTTVDLGLEEIGRRSGELLLSAIDGTSAPGLHIVPANLVVRES
- a CDS encoding glycoside hydrolase family 127 protein; this encodes MTLETEFVSRGPAVPRRSAAFTPLPLRAAVPDRASVLGAWQERNGAATLQHCLDHLETSGVVRNFRRLAEAGDGPPAGAFAGMWFADSDLYKTLEAIGWEIGRTGTDRWNGRLDEFAALLEAVQADDGYLNTFVQGVDGEERFAQPERTHELYSAGHLIQAAVALHRGARDERFLRIARRVADLVVKLDDGQGNPILDGHPEVETALVELYRETGQEDYLSTARRHVDGRGHGALGPGHFGPVYYQDHLPVRETTEAIGHSVRHLYLAAGVTDVYLENGDQTLLSAVEQLWHSAFRTKMYITGGHGSRHRDESYGDPFELPPDRAYAETCASIAALQWCWRMLLATGEARYAEEMERALFNAIAASTSHTGTAFFYSNPLQLRTGHEGSHEDAPSERLSWYGCACCPPNIARLIASVQGYLATGAAGELQLHVLSAGTYAAEGFSVDVRTGYPYDGEVLVTAAGSGRLRVRIPAWAAGATAFLGDVAVEVVSGQYLSVQLVDGEQLRLSLPMLPVLVRADERVDAVRGCVAVTRGPLVFCVEQADLPDGVLVEQLRLDPAAPIDVERVSGQVAPVRLRLSGVVRPPEPELYPVYRGPDGGQAVRSGDEPGTGLTSSPRIQFTAIPYSAWANRGPGAMRVWLPVL